Proteins from a genomic interval of Lysobacter arenosi:
- the lpxL gene encoding LpxL/LpxP family Kdo(2)-lipid IV(A) lauroyl/palmitoleoyl acyltransferase yields the protein MAKAIESPTSPPSPPLGPRHWPMWLALGVMCLGARFPWVLQRWLGRGIGALALLVAADRRRAARINLALCFPEKSPEEREVLLRESFRDLGIGLFEFARAWWGSVTPMRRTVRFEGLELLDDIRAQGRGVLMVSGHFMTLEMCGRLMCDHLPLTGMYRRHRSPVMEWAVKRGRLRYAKAMFTNEEVRPAIRHLKQGGFLWYAPDQDMRGKDTVFAPFFGVAAATITATHQFARLSGSAVVPFFHRREGGDYVLRIGAPLADFPSADATDDSTRVNAAIEAMVREAPSQYLWIHRRFKRRPPGMTSPYARRD from the coding sequence ATGGCCAAGGCAATCGAATCCCCCACTTCGCCGCCCTCCCCGCCGCTCGGTCCGCGTCACTGGCCGATGTGGCTGGCGCTGGGCGTGATGTGCCTGGGCGCCCGCTTTCCGTGGGTGCTGCAGCGCTGGCTGGGTCGTGGCATCGGTGCACTGGCCCTGCTGGTGGCCGCCGACCGTCGCCGCGCGGCGCGGATCAACCTGGCGCTGTGCTTCCCGGAGAAGTCACCGGAAGAGCGCGAGGTCCTGCTGCGCGAAAGCTTCCGCGACCTGGGCATCGGCCTGTTCGAGTTCGCGCGCGCCTGGTGGGGTTCGGTCACGCCGATGCGACGCACGGTGCGCTTCGAGGGCCTGGAGCTGCTCGACGACATTCGCGCCCAGGGGCGCGGCGTGCTGATGGTCTCGGGCCATTTCATGACCCTGGAGATGTGCGGCCGGCTGATGTGCGACCACCTGCCGCTGACCGGCATGTACCGCCGCCACCGCAGTCCGGTGATGGAGTGGGCGGTGAAGCGTGGCCGCCTGCGCTATGCCAAGGCGATGTTCACCAACGAGGAAGTGCGCCCGGCAATCCGCCACCTCAAGCAGGGCGGGTTCCTGTGGTACGCGCCGGACCAGGACATGCGCGGCAAGGACACGGTGTTCGCGCCGTTCTTCGGCGTCGCCGCTGCCACGATCACCGCCACACACCAGTTCGCGCGCCTGAGCGGCAGCGCGGTCGTGCCGTTCTTCCACCGCCGCGAAGGCGGCGACTACGTGCTGCGCATCGGTGCGCCACTGGCCGACTTTCCGTCTGCCGACGCCACCGACGACAGCACCCGTGTCAATGCCGCGATCGAGGCGATGGTGCGCGAAGCACCCAGCCAGTACCTGTGGATCCATCGCCGCTTCAAGCGGCGCCCCCCGGGCATGACCTCGCCTTACGCCCGCCGCGACTGA
- the waaA gene encoding lipid IV(A) 3-deoxy-D-manno-octulosonic acid transferase, translating into MSTDPIERLMRGLYSVALYLLAPITVYHLIWRGLRQPSYFLRWQERYAFYAERPEPPTLWLHAVSVGEVNAAVPLVNALRRTRPDLRLLVTTITPTGSERVQSLWGKSVSHVYLPYDLPGAVGRFLANYRPHAALIMETELWPNLLFGCRDHGIPAVILNARLSERSLRGYRVLAPLVARALRTVRTVAAQSHADGERFVRLGARAEQVVEVGNLKFDVTVPENLAEFAAQCRRHAGARPVWIAASTHEDEEMAVIAIHRRLRAIFPDLLLLWAPRHPERFRMVADTARTAGWQVSTRSRTQWPQPDDAVFVIDTLGELMSFYACADVAFVGGSLQAIGGHNLLEPAATGTAIVTGPHLHNFVEIAQRLQDAGAVRVVDDAEAVREALEELLADPQARERMAAAGRALVETGRGALARTMALLQPLLPPAP; encoded by the coding sequence ATGTCGACAGACCCTATCGAGCGCCTGATGCGTGGCCTGTACTCGGTCGCGCTATACCTTTTGGCGCCGATCACCGTTTATCACCTGATATGGCGCGGACTGCGCCAGCCGTCGTATTTCCTGCGCTGGCAGGAGCGGTACGCCTTCTATGCCGAGCGCCCGGAGCCGCCCACGCTGTGGCTGCACGCGGTGTCGGTGGGCGAGGTCAATGCCGCGGTGCCGCTGGTCAATGCGCTGCGCCGTACCCGGCCCGACCTGCGCCTGCTGGTCACCACCATCACGCCGACCGGATCGGAGCGGGTGCAATCGCTGTGGGGCAAGAGCGTTTCCCACGTCTACCTGCCCTATGACCTGCCGGGCGCGGTCGGGCGCTTCCTGGCCAACTACCGGCCGCACGCGGCGCTGATCATGGAAACCGAGCTGTGGCCGAACCTGCTGTTCGGTTGCCGCGACCATGGCATCCCCGCAGTGATCCTCAATGCCCGCCTGTCGGAGCGTTCGCTGCGCGGGTATCGCGTGCTGGCGCCGCTGGTGGCGCGCGCGCTGCGCACGGTGCGCACCGTGGCCGCGCAGTCGCATGCCGACGGCGAGCGCTTCGTCCGCCTGGGTGCGCGCGCCGAGCAGGTGGTCGAAGTCGGCAACCTCAAGTTCGACGTGACCGTGCCGGAGAATCTGGCCGAGTTCGCGGCGCAGTGTCGCCGCCACGCGGGCGCGCGACCGGTCTGGATCGCGGCCAGCACGCACGAGGACGAGGAGATGGCGGTCATCGCCATACACCGTCGCCTGCGCGCGATCTTCCCCGACTTGCTGCTGCTGTGGGCGCCTCGCCATCCCGAGCGTTTCCGCATGGTCGCCGACACGGCGCGCACGGCCGGCTGGCAGGTGTCGACGCGTTCGCGCACGCAATGGCCGCAGCCGGACGATGCGGTGTTCGTGATCGACACGCTGGGTGAGTTGATGAGTTTCTATGCCTGCGCCGATGTCGCCTTCGTCGGCGGCAGCCTGCAGGCGATCGGTGGCCACAACCTGCTCGAGCCGGCGGCGACCGGTACCGCCATCGTCACCGGTCCGCACCTGCACAACTTCGTCGAGATCGCGCAGCGCCTGCAGGATGCCGGTGCGGTGCGCGTCGTCGACGATGCCGAGGCGGTGCGCGAGGCGCTGGAGGAACTGCTGGCCGATCCGCAGGCACGTGAGCGCATGGCGGCGGCTGGTCGGGCCCTGGTCGAGACCGGCCGCGGTGCGCTGGCGAGGACGATGGCGCTGCTGCAGCCGCTGTTGCCGCCGGCGCCCTGA
- a CDS encoding TolC family outer membrane protein, whose amino-acid sequence MIRRPLVIALATAMGLSALMPATASAEDLLQTYELARDSDPQLSASESSRLAVKEGAVQTRAAMLPQIDGSASINRSENHNRGNLAVGSDGSISGGNSQIDTTTRSSEVRLSQMIYDRGNFTRHKSQKALSEASDFQLAAAGNDLITRTSAAYFNVLIALESLVAAEAAETALKKQFDYASKRLEVGLAPITDVHEARAQYDSARANTILARNVLEDAYQGLTELTGKDVRGVKGLPKDFQPVLPESRDAEGWVATAIENNPALRAKDLQVQSTEADVETARAGHWPRLYLNGSYGDSTGWGDNTLHDLGITRDIDNRSYGPAVGVTLSVPIFSGGAVQSGVRQALARRDVASDELESQKRALIRNTRNAYQTLVASVSEVEARRLALVSAKSAYDASQVGLEVGTRTVLDVLQNQNNLFRAQLEYARARYNHLQNRLLLEQAAGTLDIADVQDINRLLTLDTESYVAPGDVQG is encoded by the coding sequence ATGATCCGCCGCCCGCTCGTAATCGCCCTCGCCACTGCCATGGGCCTGTCGGCCCTGATGCCGGCCACGGCCTCCGCCGAAGACCTGTTGCAGACCTACGAGCTGGCGCGCGACAGCGACCCGCAACTGTCCGCCTCCGAATCCAGCCGCCTTGCCGTCAAGGAAGGCGCGGTGCAGACCCGCGCGGCGATGCTGCCGCAGATCGACGGCAGCGCCTCGATCAACCGCTCGGAAAACCACAACCGCGGCAACCTCGCGGTCGGCTCTGACGGCTCCATCAGCGGCGGCAACAGCCAGATCGACACGACCACGCGCAGCAGCGAGGTCCGGCTGAGCCAGATGATCTACGACCGCGGCAACTTCACCCGCCACAAGAGCCAGAAGGCGCTGAGCGAAGCCAGCGACTTCCAGCTCGCGGCAGCCGGCAACGACCTGATCACGCGCACCTCGGCGGCCTACTTCAACGTGCTGATCGCACTGGAGTCGCTGGTTGCTGCCGAAGCAGCCGAGACCGCGCTGAAGAAGCAGTTCGACTACGCCTCCAAGCGCCTGGAAGTCGGCCTGGCACCGATCACCGACGTGCACGAAGCCCGCGCCCAGTACGACAGCGCGCGCGCCAACACGATCCTGGCCCGCAACGTGCTCGAGGATGCCTACCAGGGCCTGACCGAGCTGACCGGCAAGGACGTGCGCGGGGTCAAGGGCCTGCCGAAGGACTTCCAGCCGGTGCTGCCGGAATCGCGCGACGCCGAAGGCTGGGTGGCAACGGCCATCGAGAACAACCCGGCGCTGCGTGCCAAGGACTTGCAGGTGCAGTCGACCGAGGCCGACGTCGAGACCGCACGCGCCGGCCACTGGCCGCGCCTGTACCTCAACGGCAGCTACGGCGATTCCACCGGCTGGGGCGACAACACCCTGCACGACCTGGGCATCACCCGCGACATCGACAACCGTTCGTATGGCCCGGCCGTGGGCGTGACGCTGTCGGTGCCGATCTTCTCCGGCGGCGCGGTGCAGTCGGGCGTGCGCCAGGCGCTGGCCCGCCGCGACGTCGCCAGCGACGAGCTCGAGTCGCAGAAGCGCGCGCTGATCCGCAATACGCGCAACGCCTACCAGACCCTGGTCGCCAGCGTCAGCGAAGTCGAAGCCCGCCGCCTGGCGCTGGTTTCGGCCAAGAGCGCATACGACGCGTCGCAGGTCGGCCTGGAAGTCGGTACCCGCACGGTGCTGGACGTGTTGCAGAACCAGAACAACCTCTTCCGCGCCCAGCTCGAATACGCCCGCGCCCGCTACAACCACCTGCAGAACCGCCTGCTGCTCGAACAGGCCGCCGGCACGCTCGACATCGCCGACGTCCAGGACATCAACCGCCTGCTCACGCTCGACACCGAGTCGTACGTGGCACCGGGTGACGTCCAGGGCTGA
- a CDS encoding protein-L-isoaspartate O-methyltransferase family protein has protein sequence MDYIKARELMVEQQVRPWDVLDPRVLDVLATLPREAFVPAEHSRLAYADLALPLAHGESMMKPVVEGRTLQALALDPGDDVLEIGTGSGFLTACMGRLAREVVSIERHADLADGASAVLARQGVDNAQVITADAMTWTPDRRFSAICVTGAVDVIPQRFIDWLQPDGRLFVVRGRSPVMEAVLLRNDVNASRIQSLFETDLPYLAGAAPAPAFKF, from the coding sequence ATGGATTACATCAAGGCACGCGAACTGATGGTCGAGCAGCAGGTACGTCCCTGGGACGTGCTCGATCCGCGCGTGCTCGACGTGCTGGCGACGCTGCCGCGCGAGGCCTTCGTGCCCGCCGAGCACAGCCGCCTGGCCTATGCCGACCTGGCGCTGCCGCTGGCCCATGGCGAGTCGATGATGAAGCCCGTGGTCGAAGGCCGCACCCTGCAGGCGCTGGCCCTGGACCCGGGTGACGACGTGCTCGAGATCGGCACCGGCAGCGGCTTCCTGACTGCCTGCATGGGTCGCCTTGCACGCGAAGTCGTCAGCATCGAACGCCATGCCGACCTCGCCGACGGCGCCAGCGCCGTGCTGGCCCGACAGGGCGTCGACAACGCCCAGGTCATCACCGCCGATGCCATGACCTGGACGCCGGACCGCCGCTTCAGCGCGATCTGCGTCACCGGTGCGGTGGATGTCATCCCGCAGCGCTTCATCGACTGGCTGCAGCCGGACGGCCGACTGTTCGTCGTGCGCGGCCGCTCGCCGGTGATGGAAGCGGTGCTGCTGCGCAACGATGTCAACGCTTCGCGCATCCAATCGTTGTTCGAAACCGATCTGCCCTACCTCGCCGGTGCGGCCCCCGCCCCGGCATTCAAGTTCTGA
- a CDS encoding TetR/AcrR family transcriptional regulator produces MTVSRQPSPPKSTGPGRPKDLGKRAAILEAAKRMFTQLGYDGSSMDQIAAEAGVSKLTVYSHFGDKDALFAAAIEAHCEQSLPSSLFEPSPATPLRERLATIARAFYAMISSPEAVAGHRMLCTPQVAHSALPKLFWEAGPMRVQGDFATLLERRIGAGELDIADVPRAAGQFFALLKGEPHACLVFGGPAPTEEEIEAHLAASVDLFLRAYAVREAVPAPAVRASR; encoded by the coding sequence ATGACTGTTTCACGCCAGCCCAGCCCCCCGAAGTCCACCGGACCGGGACGTCCCAAGGATCTGGGAAAGCGCGCCGCGATATTGGAAGCGGCCAAAAGAATGTTTACTCAGCTCGGCTACGACGGCTCCAGCATGGACCAGATCGCCGCCGAAGCCGGGGTCTCCAAGCTCACCGTCTACAGCCATTTCGGCGACAAGGACGCGCTGTTCGCGGCCGCCATCGAGGCGCATTGCGAGCAGTCGCTGCCGTCATCGTTGTTCGAGCCGTCCCCGGCGACGCCGTTGCGCGAGCGCCTGGCGACGATCGCCCGCGCCTTCTACGCCATGATCAGCTCGCCCGAAGCGGTCGCCGGCCATCGCATGCTGTGCACCCCGCAGGTCGCCCACTCGGCCCTGCCCAAGCTGTTCTGGGAAGCCGGCCCGATGCGGGTGCAGGGCGATTTCGCCACCCTGCTCGAGCGCCGGATCGGCGCCGGCGAACTCGATATCGCCGATGTGCCGCGCGCGGCCGGACAGTTCTTCGCCCTGCTCAAGGGCGAGCCACACGCCTGCCTGGTGTTCGGCGGCCCGGCGCCGACGGAGGAGGAAATCGAAGCGCACCTTGCCGCATCGGTCGATCTGTTCCTGCGTGCCTACGCGGTGCGCGAGGCGGTGCCGGCCCCTGCGGTACGGGCGTCACGTTGA
- a CDS encoding efflux RND transporter periplasmic adaptor subunit, with protein sequence MLGLSTLALVACSSDAKPEEEARPVLVTHPGESTQTATAFAGEVRAREESPLSFRVGGKLIERKVDVGAHVRKGDLLAVLDPGDLQAQARAAQAQLTAAQAELNRAKADQARFARLANDQLVSRSTLDAQNAATQAAQEQVNSARANLEVARNQAAYSQLRAPADGVIATRSAEAGQVVAAGQAVFSLAADGVREVAFALPEGIVSEIKPGQPVLVESWSQTGKRWPGRIREISPAADPASRTYAARISVDAPAGALELGQSARVYLPGDGHGGLSVPLAAVQRGANGNAVFVVDPKTSTLKLQPVQTGPFGEDRVPIVSGIGANDWVVAAGGHLLRVGQKVQPVDRDNRPVTAN encoded by the coding sequence ATGCTTGGCCTTTCGACCCTGGCCCTGGTGGCGTGCAGCAGTGACGCCAAGCCGGAGGAGGAAGCCCGCCCGGTGCTGGTGACCCACCCGGGTGAATCGACCCAGACCGCCACCGCCTTCGCCGGCGAAGTGCGGGCGCGCGAAGAAAGCCCGCTGTCGTTCCGCGTCGGCGGCAAGCTCATCGAACGCAAGGTCGACGTCGGCGCGCACGTGCGCAAGGGCGATCTGCTGGCGGTGCTCGACCCGGGCGATCTGCAAGCGCAGGCGCGCGCGGCGCAGGCACAGCTGACCGCCGCGCAGGCCGAACTCAATCGCGCCAAGGCCGACCAGGCCCGCTTCGCCCGCCTTGCCAACGACCAGCTGGTCAGCCGCTCGACGCTCGACGCACAGAACGCCGCCACGCAGGCGGCGCAGGAGCAGGTCAACTCGGCCCGCGCCAACCTCGAAGTCGCTCGCAACCAGGCTGCCTATTCGCAACTGCGTGCGCCGGCCGACGGCGTGATCGCAACACGCAGTGCCGAGGCCGGGCAGGTGGTCGCTGCCGGCCAGGCCGTGTTCTCGCTGGCCGCCGACGGCGTGCGCGAAGTCGCCTTCGCCCTGCCCGAGGGCATCGTGTCGGAGATCAAGCCGGGCCAGCCGGTGCTGGTGGAGTCGTGGTCGCAGACCGGCAAGCGCTGGCCGGGCCGCATCCGCGAGATCTCGCCTGCTGCCGATCCCGCTTCTCGCACGTATGCGGCGCGGATCAGCGTCGATGCGCCGGCCGGTGCGCTCGAACTTGGCCAGAGCGCGCGCGTGTACCTGCCGGGCGACGGCCACGGTGGCTTGAGCGTGCCGCTTGCAGCGGTGCAGCGCGGTGCCAATGGCAATGCCGTGTTCGTGGTCGACCCGAAGACGTCGACGCTGAAGTTGCAGCCGGTGCAGACCGGACCGTTCGGCGAGGACCGCGTGCCGATCGTCAGTGGCATTGGCGCGAACGATTGGGTGGTCGCTGCCGGCGGACACCTGCTGCGTGTCGGCCAGAAGGTGCAGCCGGTCGATCGCGACAACCGTCCCGTGACGGCGAACTGA
- a CDS encoding efflux RND transporter permease subunit — protein sequence MRFNLSEWALRHRSLIVYAMLVMAIAGTFSYLKLGRSEDPSFTFKVMVIRTLWPGATAEEVSRQVTERVEKKLMETGQYEFIRSYSRAGESQVMFIAKDSLRSKDIGPLWYQVRKKIGDIRPTLPSDVVGPFFNDEFGDTFGNIYALTGKGFDYAVLKDYAERVQLALQSQPDVGKIELFGVQDEKVWIELSNVKLATLGIPASAVQQALDEQNAMVPAGFFETGSTRVPLRVGGKFKSVEQIREFPIRVGDRTFRLGDVADVRRGFSDPPAPRMRFMGEDAIGIGVAMKEGGDILKLGKTLEGEFAALQKTLPAGMELRKVADQPAAVEESVGEFIKVLTEAVAIVLLVSFFSLGLRTGLVVALSIPLVLAMTFAVMSFFGVGLHKISLGALVLALGLLVDDAIIAVEMMAIKMEQGFSRLKAAAFDWESTAFPMLTGTLITAAGFLPIATARSSTGEYTRSLFEVVTIALVVSWIAAVAFIPYLGDKLLPDYGHAAAPPKPGSLPARWRGFRERLADRFPAFHDYLAPKPPIDGHVHDPYASKFYTRFRGWVTFCVRRRWLVIGVTVAAFVASVFAFRFVPQQFFPDSTRPELMVDVELAEGSSLRATSEQAERLEKILAGRKDLASYVAYVGTGSPRYYLPLDQQLPAANFAQFVLTPKNLEAREDIRRWLIEDVFKRFPELQMRVTRLENGPPVGYPVQFRVSGEHIDQVRKIAYQVQQKIRANPHVVNVNFDWDEPNKVVRLVVDQERARALGVSSARLAQFLSSSLSGSHVSTYREGNELVEMLLRGPAEERLRLEMLSSLMVPTQSGQSVPLTQIATLEYGFEEGIIWHRDRSPTMTVRADIYDGTQPATVTAQISPTLDELRAKLPYGYSIDVGGSVEDSARGQNSIVAGVPLFLFAVFTLLMMQLRSFSRSFLVLLTAPLGLIGVTLFLLVFRVPFGFVAMLGTIALAGMIMRNSVILVDQIEHDIIAGAEHWQAIVEATVRRFRPIVLTALAAILAMIPLSRSAFFGPMAVAIMGGLTVATFLTLLFLPALYAAWFRVKAPAQ from the coding sequence ATGCGCTTCAACCTCTCCGAATGGGCCCTGCGCCATCGCAGCCTGATCGTCTACGCGATGCTGGTGATGGCCATCGCGGGCACCTTCTCGTACCTCAAGCTGGGCCGCAGCGAGGATCCGTCCTTCACCTTCAAGGTGATGGTGATCCGCACGCTGTGGCCGGGTGCGACCGCCGAGGAGGTCTCGCGCCAGGTCACCGAACGCGTCGAGAAGAAGCTGATGGAGACCGGCCAGTACGAGTTCATCCGCTCGTACTCGCGCGCCGGCGAATCGCAGGTGATGTTCATCGCCAAGGATTCGCTGCGCTCCAAGGACATCGGGCCGCTGTGGTACCAGGTGCGCAAGAAGATCGGCGACATCCGCCCGACCCTGCCCAGCGACGTGGTGGGTCCGTTCTTCAACGATGAGTTCGGCGACACCTTCGGCAACATCTACGCGCTGACCGGCAAGGGCTTCGACTACGCCGTGCTCAAGGACTACGCCGAGCGCGTGCAGCTGGCGCTGCAGTCGCAGCCGGACGTTGGCAAGATCGAACTGTTCGGCGTGCAGGACGAGAAGGTCTGGATCGAACTGTCGAACGTCAAGCTGGCCACGCTCGGCATCCCGGCGTCGGCGGTGCAGCAGGCGCTCGACGAGCAGAACGCGATGGTGCCGGCCGGCTTCTTCGAGACCGGCAGCACGCGCGTGCCGCTGCGCGTGGGCGGCAAGTTCAAGTCGGTCGAACAGATCCGCGAATTCCCGATCCGCGTCGGTGACCGCACCTTCCGCCTCGGCGACGTCGCCGACGTGCGCCGCGGCTTCTCCGATCCGCCGGCGCCGCGCATGCGCTTCATGGGCGAGGACGCCATCGGGATAGGGGTGGCGATGAAGGAGGGTGGCGACATCCTCAAGCTCGGCAAGACCCTGGAGGGCGAGTTCGCCGCGCTGCAGAAGACGCTGCCGGCGGGCATGGAGCTGCGCAAGGTCGCCGACCAGCCAGCCGCGGTCGAAGAGTCAGTCGGCGAGTTCATCAAGGTGCTGACCGAGGCCGTGGCCATCGTGCTGCTGGTGAGCTTCTTCTCGCTCGGCCTGCGCACCGGCCTGGTGGTGGCGCTGTCGATCCCGCTGGTGCTGGCGATGACCTTCGCGGTGATGTCGTTCTTCGGCGTCGGCCTGCACAAGATCTCACTCGGCGCGCTCGTGCTCGCGCTTGGCCTGCTCGTCGACGACGCGATCATCGCGGTGGAGATGATGGCCATCAAGATGGAGCAGGGCTTCAGTCGCCTCAAGGCGGCCGCGTTTGACTGGGAAAGTACTGCATTTCCGATGCTCACCGGCACGCTGATCACCGCGGCCGGCTTCCTGCCGATCGCCACCGCGCGGTCGAGCACCGGCGAATACACGCGTTCGCTGTTCGAGGTGGTCACCATCGCTCTGGTGGTGTCGTGGATCGCGGCGGTCGCCTTCATTCCGTATCTCGGCGACAAGCTGCTCCCCGATTATGGCCACGCTGCGGCGCCGCCGAAGCCGGGCTCGCTGCCGGCGCGCTGGCGCGGTTTCCGCGAACGCCTGGCCGACCGCTTCCCGGCCTTCCACGATTACCTCGCGCCCAAGCCGCCGATCGACGGCCACGTCCACGATCCTTACGCCAGCAAGTTCTACACCCGCTTCCGTGGCTGGGTGACGTTCTGCGTGCGTCGCCGCTGGCTGGTGATCGGCGTCACCGTCGCGGCGTTCGTGGCCTCGGTGTTCGCCTTCCGCTTCGTGCCGCAGCAGTTCTTCCCGGATTCGACGCGACCGGAACTGATGGTCGATGTCGAACTGGCCGAAGGCAGCTCGCTGCGCGCGACCTCGGAACAGGCCGAGCGCCTGGAGAAGATCCTCGCCGGCCGCAAGGACCTGGCCAGTTATGTCGCCTACGTCGGCACCGGTTCGCCGCGCTATTACCTGCCGCTGGACCAGCAGTTGCCGGCGGCCAACTTCGCCCAGTTCGTGCTGACGCCGAAGAACCTGGAAGCGCGTGAGGACATTCGCCGCTGGCTGATCGAAGACGTGTTCAAGCGCTTCCCGGAACTGCAGATGCGCGTCACGCGCCTGGAGAACGGCCCGCCGGTGGGCTATCCGGTGCAGTTCCGCGTGTCGGGCGAGCACATCGACCAGGTCCGCAAGATTGCCTACCAGGTGCAGCAGAAGATCCGCGCCAACCCGCACGTGGTCAACGTCAACTTCGACTGGGACGAGCCGAACAAGGTCGTGCGCCTGGTCGTCGACCAGGAACGTGCGCGCGCGCTGGGCGTGAGTTCGGCGCGATTGGCGCAGTTCCTGTCGAGCTCGCTGTCGGGCTCGCACGTGAGCACCTACCGCGAAGGCAACGAACTGGTCGAGATGCTGCTGCGCGGTCCGGCCGAAGAGCGCCTGCGCCTGGAAATGCTCAGCAGCCTGATGGTGCCAACGCAGAGTGGCCAGAGCGTGCCGCTGACGCAGATCGCCACCCTCGAATACGGTTTCGAGGAAGGCATCATCTGGCACCGCGACCGCAGCCCGACCATGACCGTACGCGCCGACATCTATGACGGCACGCAGCCGGCCACGGTGACCGCGCAGATCTCGCCGACGCTGGACGAGTTGCGCGCGAAGCTGCCGTACGGCTATTCGATCGATGTCGGCGGCAGTGTCGAGGACTCCGCGCGCGGACAGAACTCGATCGTCGCCGGCGTGCCGCTGTTCCTGTTCGCGGTGTTCACCCTGCTGATGATGCAGCTGCGCAGCTTCTCGCGCAGCTTCCTGGTGCTGCTGACCGCGCCGCTGGGGCTGATCGGCGTGACCTTGTTCCTGCTGGTGTTCCGCGTGCCGTTCGGCTTCGTGGCGATGCTCGGCACGATCGCGCTGGCGGGCATGATCATGCGCAACTCGGTGATCCTGGTCGACCAGATCGAGCACGACATCATCGCCGGTGCCGAGCATTGGCAGGCGATCGTCGAGGCAACCGTGCGCCGCTTCCGGCCGATCGTGCTGACCGCGCTGGCGGCGATCCTGGCGATGATCCCGCTGTCGCGCAGCGCGTTCTTCGGGCCGATGGCGGTGGCCATCATGGGCGGCCTGACGGTGGCGACGTTCCTGACGCTGCTGTTCCTGCCGGCACTGTATGCGGCGTGGTTCCGGGTGAAGGCGCCGGCGCAGTAA
- the leuB gene encoding 3-isopropylmalate dehydrogenase, whose protein sequence is MQADIVVLPGDGIGPEVTAAAVEVLRAVAQRYGHVFRFEHHLIGGAAIDATGSPLPPETLAAARRADAVLLGAVGGPKWSDPKAAVRPEQGLLAIRKALGLYANLRPVKPHPAALGASPIKPHLLNGVDLMVVRELTGGIYFGTKQRSSESASDLCEYTVAEIERVVRRACTLARERRGHVTSVDKANVLETSRLWREVTTRIVRDEFPDITLEHQLVDSMAMHLLAKPREYDVIVTENMFGDILTDEASMLAGSLGLLPSASLGEGRVGLYEPIHGSAPDIAGRGIANPYATILSTALLLRHSLGLESEARCIEKAVGAALDAGVFTADIAPAGRGVSTQAATGAVLAQLQIECEPVVMRD, encoded by the coding sequence ATGCAAGCTGACATCGTCGTTCTTCCCGGCGACGGCATTGGCCCGGAGGTCACCGCCGCGGCAGTGGAGGTGCTGCGCGCGGTGGCGCAGCGCTACGGCCACGTGTTCCGTTTCGAGCATCACCTGATCGGCGGCGCCGCCATCGATGCCACCGGCTCGCCCCTGCCGCCCGAAACCCTGGCCGCGGCGCGGCGCGCCGATGCGGTGCTGCTCGGTGCCGTCGGCGGCCCGAAGTGGTCCGACCCCAAGGCTGCGGTGCGCCCCGAGCAGGGGTTGCTGGCAATCCGCAAGGCGCTGGGCCTGTACGCCAACCTGCGCCCGGTCAAACCGCACCCGGCCGCGCTCGGCGCCTCGCCGATCAAGCCGCACCTGCTCAACGGCGTCGATCTTATGGTCGTGCGCGAACTCACCGGCGGCATCTACTTCGGTACCAAGCAACGGAGCAGTGAGTCGGCCAGCGACCTGTGCGAGTACACCGTTGCCGAGATCGAACGCGTGGTCCGTCGCGCCTGCACGCTGGCGCGCGAGCGTCGCGGCCATGTCACCTCGGTCGACAAGGCCAATGTGCTGGAGACTTCGCGGTTGTGGCGCGAAGTAACGACGCGGATCGTCCGCGACGAGTTCCCCGACATCACGCTCGAACACCAGCTGGTCGACTCGATGGCCATGCACTTGCTGGCCAAGCCGCGCGAGTACGACGTGATCGTCACCGAGAACATGTTCGGCGACATCCTGACCGATGAGGCTTCGATGCTCGCCGGCTCGCTCGGCCTGTTGCCGTCGGCATCACTGGGCGAAGGCCGGGTAGGACTCTACGAGCCGATCCATGGCTCGGCCCCGGACATCGCCGGCCGCGGCATCGCCAACCCCTACGCGACGATCCTCAGCACCGCGCTGCTGTTGCGCCATTCGCTGGGCCTGGAAAGCGAGGCGCGCTGCATCGAGAAGGCAGTGGGAGCGGCGCTCGATGCCGGAGTGTTCACTGCCGACATCGCCCCAGCCGGGCGCGGCGTCAGCACCCAGGCGGCAACAGGCGCGGTACTGGCCCAGCTGCAGATCGAATGTGAGCCAGTGGTGATGCGCGACTGA